The proteins below are encoded in one region of Macaca nemestrina isolate mMacNem1 chromosome 10, mMacNem.hap1, whole genome shotgun sequence:
- the LOC105499954 gene encoding taste receptor type 2 member 14, whose protein sequence is MDGVIKSIFTFILIVEFIIGNLGNSFIVLVNCIDWVKRRKISLVDQILIALAISRISLVWSIFGSWCVSVFFPALFATEKLLRMLTNIWTVTNHFSVWLATILGTFYFLKIANFSNSIFLYLKWRVKKVVLVLLLVTLVLLFLNILLINIHINASINGYRGNMTCSSASCNFIRFSRAIALTSTVFVLIPFTLSLATFLLLSFSLWKHHKKMQHTVKGYRDISTKAHRGVMQTVITFLLLYAIFFLTFFIPIWISVRLKENQIIILSEMMGLAYPSGHSCVLILGNKKLRQASLSVLWWLRYRFKDGEPSGHKEFRESS, encoded by the coding sequence ATGGATGGTGTCATAAAGAGCATATTTACATTCATTTTAATTGTGGAATTTATAATTGGAAATTTAGGAAATAGTTTCATAGTACTGGTGAACTGTATTGACTGGGTCAAGAGAAGAAAGATCTCTTTAGTTGATCAGATTCTCATTGCTTTGGCAATCTCTAGAATTAGTCTGGTTTGGTCAATATTTGGAAGCTGGTGTGTATCTGTGTTTTTCCCAGCTTTATTTGCCACTGAAAAACTGTTAAGAATGCTTACTAATATCTGGACAGTGACCAATCATTTTAGTGTCTGGTTAGCTACAATCCTAggtactttttattttctcaagatAGCCAATTTTTCTAACTCTATTTTTCTCTACCTAAAGTGGAGAGTTAAAAAGGTGGTTTTAGTGCTGCTTCTTGTGACTTTGGTCctcttgtttttaaatattttactgataAACATTCATATAAATGCCAGTATCAATGGATACAGAGGAAACATGACTTGCAGTTCTGCTTCATGCAACTTTATACGATTTTCCAGGGCTATTGCATTAACCAGCACTGTGTTCGTTTTAATTCCCTTTACTTTGTCCCTGGCAACTTTTCTTCTGCTCAGCTTCTCCCTGTGGAAACATCACAAGAAGATGCAGCACACTGTCAAAGGATACAGAGACATCAGCACCAAGGCCCACAGAGGAGTTATGCAAACTGTGATCACTTTCCTCCTACTCTATGCcattttctttctgacttttttcaTACCAATTTGGATCTCTGTACGGTTGAAGGAAaatcaaattattattctttctgaGATGATGGGACTGGCTTATCCTTCAGGTCACTCATGTGTTCTGATTCTTGGAAACAAGAAGCTGAGACAGGCCTCTCTGTCAGTGCTATGGTGGCTGAGGTACAGGTTTAAAGATGGGGAGCCCTCAGGTCACAAAGAATTTAGGGAATCATCTTga